From one Callithrix jacchus isolate 240 chromosome 2, calJac240_pri, whole genome shotgun sequence genomic stretch:
- the TNFAIP8 gene encoding tumor necrosis factor alpha-induced protein 8 isoform X3, with translation MATDVFNSKNLAVQAQKKILGKMVSKSIATTLIDDTSSEVLDELYRVTREYTQNKKEAEKIIKNLIKTVIKLAILYRNNQFNQDELALMEKFKKKVHQLAMTVVSFHQVDYTFDRNVLSKLLNECREMLHQIIQRHLTAKSHGRVNNVFDHFSDCEFLAALYNPFGNFKPHLQKLCDGINKMLDEENI, from the coding sequence tgGCCACAGATGTCTTTAATTCCAAAAACCTGGCTGTTCAGGCACAAAAGAAGATCTTGGGTAAAATGGTGTCCAAATCCATTGCCACCACCTTAATAGATGACACGAGCAGTGAGGTGCTGGATGAGCTCTACAGAGTGACCAGGGAGTACACCCAAAACaagaaggaggcagagaagaTCATCAAGAACCTCATCAAGACAGTGATCAAGCTGGCCATTCTTTACAGGAATAATCAGTTTAATCAAGATGAGCTAGCATTGATGGAGAAATTTAAGAAGAAAGTTCATCAACTTGCTATGACGGTGGTCAGTTTCCATCAGGTGGATTATACCTTTGACCGGAATGTGTTATCCAAGCTGTTAAATGAATGCAGAGAGATGCTACACCAAATCATTCAGCGTCACCTCACCGCCAAGTCACACGGACGGGTTAACAATGTCTTTGATCATTTTTCAgattgtgaatttttggctgcctTGTATAATCCTTTTGGGAATTTTAAACCCCACTTACAAAAACTTTGTGATGGTATCAACAAAATGTTGGATGAAGAGAACATATGA
- the TNFAIP8 gene encoding tumor necrosis factor alpha-induced protein 8 isoform X4 has protein sequence MVSKSIATTLIDDTSSEVLDELYRVTREYTQNKKEAEKIIKNLIKTVIKLAILYRNNQFNQDELALMEKFKKKVHQLAMTVVSFHQVDYTFDRNVLSKLLNECREMLHQIIQRHLTAKSHGRVNNVFDHFSDCEFLAALYNPFGNFKPHLQKLCDGINKMLDEENI, from the coding sequence ATGGTGTCCAAATCCATTGCCACCACCTTAATAGATGACACGAGCAGTGAGGTGCTGGATGAGCTCTACAGAGTGACCAGGGAGTACACCCAAAACaagaaggaggcagagaagaTCATCAAGAACCTCATCAAGACAGTGATCAAGCTGGCCATTCTTTACAGGAATAATCAGTTTAATCAAGATGAGCTAGCATTGATGGAGAAATTTAAGAAGAAAGTTCATCAACTTGCTATGACGGTGGTCAGTTTCCATCAGGTGGATTATACCTTTGACCGGAATGTGTTATCCAAGCTGTTAAATGAATGCAGAGAGATGCTACACCAAATCATTCAGCGTCACCTCACCGCCAAGTCACACGGACGGGTTAACAATGTCTTTGATCATTTTTCAgattgtgaatttttggctgcctTGTATAATCCTTTTGGGAATTTTAAACCCCACTTACAAAAACTTTGTGATGGTATCAACAAAATGTTGGATGAAGAGAACATATGA
- the TNFAIP8 gene encoding tumor necrosis factor alpha-induced protein 8 isoform X1 — MHSEGEESKEVATDVFNSKNLAVQAQKKILGKMVSKSIATTLIDDTSSEVLDELYRVTREYTQNKKEAEKIIKNLIKTVIKLAILYRNNQFNQDELALMEKFKKKVHQLAMTVVSFHQVDYTFDRNVLSKLLNECREMLHQIIQRHLTAKSHGRVNNVFDHFSDCEFLAALYNPFGNFKPHLQKLCDGINKMLDEENI; from the coding sequence tgGCCACAGATGTCTTTAATTCCAAAAACCTGGCTGTTCAGGCACAAAAGAAGATCTTGGGTAAAATGGTGTCCAAATCCATTGCCACCACCTTAATAGATGACACGAGCAGTGAGGTGCTGGATGAGCTCTACAGAGTGACCAGGGAGTACACCCAAAACaagaaggaggcagagaagaTCATCAAGAACCTCATCAAGACAGTGATCAAGCTGGCCATTCTTTACAGGAATAATCAGTTTAATCAAGATGAGCTAGCATTGATGGAGAAATTTAAGAAGAAAGTTCATCAACTTGCTATGACGGTGGTCAGTTTCCATCAGGTGGATTATACCTTTGACCGGAATGTGTTATCCAAGCTGTTAAATGAATGCAGAGAGATGCTACACCAAATCATTCAGCGTCACCTCACCGCCAAGTCACACGGACGGGTTAACAATGTCTTTGATCATTTTTCAgattgtgaatttttggctgcctTGTATAATCCTTTTGGGAATTTTAAACCCCACTTACAAAAACTTTGTGATGGTATCAACAAAATGTTGGATGAAGAGAACATATGA
- the TNFAIP8 gene encoding tumor necrosis factor alpha-induced protein 8 isoform X2: protein MPHLMAVATDVFNSKNLAVQAQKKILGKMVSKSIATTLIDDTSSEVLDELYRVTREYTQNKKEAEKIIKNLIKTVIKLAILYRNNQFNQDELALMEKFKKKVHQLAMTVVSFHQVDYTFDRNVLSKLLNECREMLHQIIQRHLTAKSHGRVNNVFDHFSDCEFLAALYNPFGNFKPHLQKLCDGINKMLDEENI, encoded by the coding sequence tgGCCACAGATGTCTTTAATTCCAAAAACCTGGCTGTTCAGGCACAAAAGAAGATCTTGGGTAAAATGGTGTCCAAATCCATTGCCACCACCTTAATAGATGACACGAGCAGTGAGGTGCTGGATGAGCTCTACAGAGTGACCAGGGAGTACACCCAAAACaagaaggaggcagagaagaTCATCAAGAACCTCATCAAGACAGTGATCAAGCTGGCCATTCTTTACAGGAATAATCAGTTTAATCAAGATGAGCTAGCATTGATGGAGAAATTTAAGAAGAAAGTTCATCAACTTGCTATGACGGTGGTCAGTTTCCATCAGGTGGATTATACCTTTGACCGGAATGTGTTATCCAAGCTGTTAAATGAATGCAGAGAGATGCTACACCAAATCATTCAGCGTCACCTCACCGCCAAGTCACACGGACGGGTTAACAATGTCTTTGATCATTTTTCAgattgtgaatttttggctgcctTGTATAATCCTTTTGGGAATTTTAAACCCCACTTACAAAAACTTTGTGATGGTATCAACAAAATGTTGGATGAAGAGAACATATGA